In Fusobacterium perfoetens, a genomic segment contains:
- a CDS encoding EFR1 family ferrodoxin (N-terminal region resembles flavodoxins. C-terminal ferrodoxin region binds two 4Fe-4S clusters.) — translation MNIKKVHIFYFSPTHTTKTVVENIGKGINLETYNYDLTFSCDNLKDYNFTENDLIIVGVPVYGGRTPVITREMLNKIKGNGALAVPVVVYGNRAYEDCLLELKNILKENGFTCIAGGAFIGEHSYTKKVGTNRPDNLDIQKAQEFGKLIREKLENKTYSHDIEVKGNFPYKADMPKMVFAPTPNENCVDCGSCASVCPTGAIDIDNHRKIIPEKCIRCYACVRACRFGGRELAGNPLAKILNFLETTCLERKEPEIFI, via the coding sequence ATGAATATAAAAAAAGTACATATTTTTTACTTCAGCCCAACTCATACTACAAAAACTGTTGTAGAAAATATTGGAAAAGGAATTAATCTTGAAACTTATAATTATGATTTAACTTTTTCTTGTGATAATCTAAAAGATTATAATTTTACAGAAAATGATTTAATTATTGTAGGAGTCCCTGTTTATGGGGGAAGAACTCCTGTTATTACAAGAGAAATGCTTAACAAAATAAAAGGAAATGGCGCTCTTGCTGTGCCTGTTGTGGTTTATGGGAACAGAGCCTATGAAGATTGTCTTTTAGAATTAAAAAATATTTTAAAAGAAAATGGATTTACATGCATTGCAGGGGGAGCTTTTATCGGAGAACATTCTTATACTAAAAAAGTAGGAACAAACCGTCCTGATAATCTTGATATTCAAAAAGCACAAGAATTTGGAAAATTAATAAGAGAAAAACTTGAAAATAAAACTTATTCACATGATATAGAAGTAAAAGGAAACTTTCCTTATAAAGCTGATATGCCAAAAATGGTCTTCGCACCAACACCAAATGAAAATTGCGTAGACTGTGGAAGCTGTGCCTCTGTATGCCCAACAGGAGCAATTGATATTGACAATCACAGAAAAATAATACCTGAAAAATGTATCAGATGTTATGCTTGTGTAAGAGCTTGTCGTTTTGGAGGAAGAGAACTTGCAGGAAATCCTCTTGCAAAAATTTTAAACTTCCTTGAAACAACTTGCCTTGAAAGAAAAGAACCAGAAATTTTTATTTAA
- the tsf gene encoding translation elongation factor Ts, giving the protein MEITAKMVKELREMTGAGMMDCKKALQENEGNFDKAIDYLREKGMAKAVKKAGRVAAEGLVFDGVTEDHKTAVVIEFNAETDFVAKNDEFKNFGKLLVETALTSPVSTVEELKAVKLADGSTVEEKLIALIAKIGENMNIRRMEKVTTTGFVTTYNHLGGKLGVIVEMSAEMTPERLERAKGIAMHVAAMNPTFLNSAEVTPEVLEHEKEIARKQLEMEGKPAKIIENILVGKMRKFYEENCLVDQIYVKAEDKETVAKFAGDMTVLSFTRFKVGDGIEKKVEDFAAEVAAQIKG; this is encoded by the coding sequence ATGGAAATCACAGCTAAGATGGTAAAAGAACTTAGAGAGATGACTGGTGCCGGAATGATGGATTGTAAAAAGGCACTTCAAGAAAATGAAGGAAACTTTGACAAAGCTATTGACTACCTAAGAGAAAAAGGTATGGCAAAAGCTGTTAAAAAAGCTGGAAGAGTTGCAGCTGAAGGTCTAGTATTTGACGGTGTAACTGAAGATCATAAAACAGCTGTTGTTATTGAATTCAACGCTGAAACAGACTTCGTTGCTAAAAATGACGAATTCAAAAACTTTGGAAAATTATTAGTAGAAACTGCTTTAACAAGCCCAGTTTCTACAGTAGAAGAATTAAAAGCTGTTAAATTAGCTGACGGTTCTACAGTAGAAGAAAAATTAATCGCTCTTATTGCTAAAATAGGAGAAAATATGAATATCAGAAGAATGGAGAAAGTTACTACAACTGGATTCGTTACAACTTATAACCACTTAGGAGGAAAACTTGGTGTTATAGTTGAAATGTCAGCTGAAATGACTCCTGAAAGATTAGAAAGAGCTAAAGGAATAGCTATGCATGTTGCAGCTATGAACCCTACTTTCTTAAATTCAGCAGAAGTTACTCCAGAAGTTTTAGAACATGAAAAAGAAATTGCTAGAAAGCAATTAGAAATGGAAGGAAAACCAGCTAAAATTATAGAAAACATTCTTGTTGGAAAAATGAGAAAATTCTATGAAGAAAACTGTTTAGTAGATCAAATCTATGTTAAAGCAGAAGATAAAGAAACAGTTGCTAAATTTGCTGGAGATATGACAGTTCTTTCTTTCACAAGATTTAAAGTTGGAGACGGAATTGAGAAAAAAGTAGAAGATTTCGCAGCAGAAGTTGCAGCTCAAATCAAAGGATAG
- the rpsB gene encoding 30S ribosomal protein S2 gives MAVVTMKQLLESGVHFGHQAKRWNPKMAKYIFTERNGIHVIDLHKSLKKIEEAYEVVREIAAQGGTVLFVGTKKQAQEAMKDQAERSGMYYVNNRWLGGMLTNFETIKGRIARLKELDRMDKDGTLDTAYTKKEAANLRKELEKLSKNLSGIQDMPRIPDALFVVDVKKEALAVAEADHLGIPVIAMIDTNVDPDLITYPIPANDDAIRSVKLMSTLVANAIIEGKQGAEEKVVDETAEVTEEVAENGAAE, from the coding sequence ATGGCAGTAGTAACTATGAAACAATTACTTGAGTCTGGAGTTCACTTCGGACACCAAGCAAAAAGATGGAATCCAAAGATGGCAAAATACATCTTCACAGAAAGAAACGGAATCCATGTAATTGATTTACACAAATCACTTAAAAAAATTGAGGAAGCTTATGAAGTAGTAAGAGAAATCGCTGCTCAAGGTGGAACAGTTCTTTTCGTAGGAACTAAAAAACAAGCTCAAGAAGCTATGAAAGACCAAGCTGAAAGATCTGGAATGTACTATGTAAACAACAGATGGCTTGGAGGAATGTTAACTAACTTTGAAACTATCAAAGGAAGAATAGCAAGATTAAAAGAATTAGACAGAATGGATAAAGATGGAACTTTAGATACAGCTTACACTAAAAAAGAAGCTGCTAACTTAAGAAAAGAGTTAGAAAAATTATCTAAAAACTTATCAGGAATTCAAGATATGCCAAGAATCCCAGATGCTTTATTCGTAGTTGATGTTAAGAAAGAAGCTTTAGCAGTAGCAGAAGCTGACCACTTAGGAATTCCAGTAATCGCTATGATCGACACTAATGTAGATCCAGATTTAATTACTTACCCAATTCCTGCAAACGACGACGCAATCAGATCAGTAAAATTAATGTCTACTTTAGTAGCTAACGCTATTATTGAAGGTAAACAAGGTGCTGAAGAAAAAGTTGTTGACGAAACAGCAGAAGTTACTGAAGAAGTAGCTGAAAATGGAGCAGCAGAATAA
- a CDS encoding NAD(P)/FAD-dependent oxidoreductase gives MKINVNNIIISIEKNQDKEIEKEIIKRGIQRNNIEKVIWTKRSIDSRKKSDIKFVYNVEVILKNDVDISKLKNISIVKETKIIERKPINSGEEVLVVGTGPAGLFAALRLAEYGYKPIIIERGEAVDERDKTVDNFIKTGELNENSNIQFGEGGAGTYSDGKLNTRIKSEYIEKVFAEFVECGAQKEILWDYKPHIGTDVLKVIVKNLRNKIISLGGRFYFNNLLIDLILKNGEIQGAVIRNNKNEIEKFSVKKIILAIGHSSRDTYRMLHKNKVFMENKPFAVGARIEHPREDIDRMQYGKYAGNKNLGAATYSLTYNNKEEERGIFSFCMCPGGVIVNAASEKGGVLVNGMSYSDRNGKFSNSALVVGIKENEFGDELFSGMKFQEELEKKTFELVKNYGALYQSVPDFLAGKITEKEIETSYEMKKTPYDLNKFFPEVITRNMKAALNYWGKRYEGFVSERANLIAPETRTSAPVKITRNEIGESVNTKGLYPIGEGAGYAGGIVSAAVDGLKIIDLAFTEAEE, from the coding sequence TTGAAAATAAATGTGAATAATATAATAATTTCAATAGAAAAAAATCAGGATAAAGAAATAGAAAAAGAAATTATTAAAAGAGGGATTCAAAGAAACAATATAGAAAAAGTAATCTGGACAAAAAGATCAATAGATAGTAGAAAAAAAAGTGACATTAAGTTTGTATATAATGTTGAAGTTATTTTAAAAAATGATGTAGATATATCAAAACTAAAAAATATCTCTATAGTGAAAGAAACGAAAATAATAGAAAGAAAACCAATAAATTCAGGAGAAGAAGTACTTGTTGTAGGAACAGGACCAGCAGGACTTTTTGCAGCACTGAGACTTGCTGAATATGGATATAAGCCTATTATTATAGAAAGAGGAGAAGCAGTTGATGAAAGAGATAAAACTGTTGATAATTTTATAAAAACAGGTGAACTTAATGAAAATTCAAATATTCAGTTTGGAGAAGGGGGAGCAGGAACATATTCTGACGGAAAATTAAATACAAGGATAAAGAGTGAATATATAGAAAAAGTTTTTGCAGAATTTGTAGAATGTGGAGCTCAGAAAGAGATATTGTGGGATTATAAACCTCATATAGGAACAGATGTCCTTAAAGTTATAGTGAAAAATTTAAGAAATAAAATAATCTCACTTGGAGGAAGATTTTATTTTAATAATCTTTTGATAGATTTAATTTTAAAAAATGGAGAAATACAAGGAGCTGTAATAAGAAATAATAAAAATGAAATAGAAAAATTTTCTGTAAAGAAGATAATTCTTGCTATAGGGCATTCATCAAGGGATACTTATAGAATGCTTCATAAAAATAAAGTTTTTATGGAAAATAAACCTTTTGCAGTAGGAGCAAGAATAGAGCACCCAAGAGAAGATATAGACAGAATGCAATATGGGAAATATGCAGGAAATAAAAATTTAGGTGCTGCAACTTATAGTCTTACATACAATAATAAAGAGGAAGAAAGAGGAATTTTTTCGTTTTGTATGTGTCCTGGAGGAGTGATTGTGAATGCTGCTTCTGAAAAAGGAGGAGTTCTTGTAAATGGAATGAGTTATTCTGATAGAAATGGAAAGTTTTCAAATTCAGCTTTAGTTGTAGGAATAAAAGAAAATGAATTTGGAGATGAACTTTTTTCTGGAATGAAATTTCAGGAAGAACTTGAGAAAAAAACTTTTGAACTTGTAAAAAATTATGGGGCATTATACCAAAGTGTTCCTGATTTTTTAGCAGGAAAAATTACAGAAAAAGAGATAGAGACAAGTTATGAAATGAAAAAAACACCTTATGATTTAAATAAATTTTTCCCAGAAGTAATTACAAGAAATATGAAAGCTGCATTAAATTATTGGGGAAAAAGATATGAGGGGTTTGTTTCCGAAAGAGCAAATTTAATTGCTCCAGAAACAAGGACATCAGCTCCTGTAAAAATTACTCGTAATGAAATTGGAGAATCTGTAAATACAAAAGGACTTTATCCAATAGGGGAAGGTGCAGGTTATGCTGGAGGAATTGTAAGTGCTGCTGTTGATGGATTAAAAATTATTGATTTAGCATTTACTGAAGCAGAAGAGTAA
- a CDS encoding HD domain-containing protein, with protein MMNGRELLEALTVAERLKDTTRHCYTSKGRHESVAEHSWMMTLMAFFMKNEFPEADFNKVIQMCIIHDLGECFTGDIPTFLKTKEHENLEEELLNNWIKSLPETTCSEMMNLYKEMNERQTLEAKIYKAIDGLEALIQHNFSDISTWSKNEFDLNLTYANDRVSFSEYLSILREEIRKDTIQKISNK; from the coding sequence ATGATGAATGGAAGGGAATTATTAGAAGCATTAACTGTAGCAGAAAGATTAAAAGATACAACAAGACATTGTTATACTTCAAAAGGACGACATGAAAGTGTTGCTGAACATAGTTGGATGATGACTTTAATGGCATTTTTTATGAAAAATGAATTTCCTGAAGCTGATTTTAATAAAGTGATTCAAATGTGTATTATACATGATTTAGGTGAATGCTTTACAGGAGATATACCTACTTTCTTAAAAACGAAAGAACATGAAAATTTAGAGGAAGAACTTCTTAATAATTGGATTAAATCATTGCCTGAGACAACTTGTTCTGAAATGATGAATTTATACAAAGAAATGAATGAGAGACAAACATTAGAAGCTAAAATTTATAAGGCAATTGATGGCTTAGAAGCATTAATACAACATAATTTTTCAGATATTTCAACATGGTCAAAAAATGAATTTGATTTAAATTTAACTTATGCAAATGATAGAGTAAGTTTTTCAGAATACTTATCAATTTTAAGAGAAGAAATAAGAAAAGATACTATTCAAAAAATTTCAAATAAATAA
- the pncA gene encoding bifunctional nicotinamidase/pyrazinamidase codes for MKALLIIDVQNDFCEGGNLAVKNSLEIIPVVNDMIKKFEIKNDFIIATKDWHPANHKSFASVSNTKIGELGILNGLPQVWWPDHCIENTKGSELHKELLPIKNIVYKGNDPEVDSYSGFFDNNKVHETNLNKILKENNIDTLYILGLATDYCVKFTVLDALSLGYKVYLVADGCRGVNINPDDSEKALQEMKNAGAVIIKSCEIF; via the coding sequence ATGAAAGCTCTGCTTATTATAGATGTGCAGAATGACTTCTGTGAAGGAGGAAATCTTGCTGTAAAAAATTCTCTTGAAATTATTCCTGTTGTTAATGATATGATAAAAAAATTTGAAATAAAAAATGATTTTATAATTGCCACAAAAGACTGGCATCCTGCAAATCATAAAAGTTTTGCTTCTGTTTCAAATACTAAAATAGGTGAACTTGGAATACTTAACGGACTTCCTCAAGTATGGTGGCCTGATCATTGTATAGAAAATACTAAAGGAAGTGAACTTCACAAAGAACTTTTACCTATAAAAAATATTGTCTACAAGGGAAATGATCCTGAAGTTGATTCATACAGTGGTTTTTTTGATAATAATAAAGTTCATGAAACAAATCTTAATAAAATTTTAAAAGAAAATAATATAGATACACTTTATATTTTAGGTCTTGCCACAGATTATTGTGTAAAATTTACTGTTTTAGATGCTCTTTCTTTAGGATATAAAGTTTATCTTGTTGCTGATGGATGCAGAGGAGTAAATATTAATCCTGATGATTCTGAAAAAGCTCTTCAAGAAATGAAAAATGCAGGAGCAGTTATAATAAAAAGCTGTGAAATATTTTAA
- the hydF gene encoding [FeFe] hydrogenase H-cluster maturation GTPase HydF, producing the protein MQITPNSNRTHIIFLGSTNAGKSSLLNAITEQEISIVSDIKGTTTDSVKKAMELIPFGPVLFIDTAGFNDNSELGKLRIEKTIKEIKKSDFAIYVIDGNDFNKKIYDENISLLKKYNLPFITVINKEETISNEKKEELKNILKDLYFVSAKNRNSVLDFKKLLIEKLDVLEEEPSLLKGIVEYGDTVVMVVPIDSEAPKGRLILPQVQILRDALDNGVKTIVTRDTELASVLEENKNIKLIITDSQAFKIVDKIVADRYPLTSFSILFAKQKGDLNKFIKGIEVIKNLKEGAKILIAETCSHNTSHEDIGRVKIPMLLQKKTGKHFNFSFSMGKDFPENLGDFDLIIHCGGCMITRKAMENRIAECNGAGVQVTNYGMIIAYLTGILEKSLQAIL; encoded by the coding sequence ATGCAGATAACACCAAACTCAAACAGAACCCATATAATTTTTTTAGGTTCAACAAATGCAGGAAAATCTTCTCTGCTTAATGCTATTACCGAGCAAGAAATTTCTATTGTCTCTGATATAAAAGGAACTACTACTGATTCTGTAAAAAAAGCTATGGAACTTATTCCTTTTGGTCCGGTACTTTTCATAGATACTGCAGGATTTAATGATAATAGTGAACTTGGAAAATTAAGAATTGAAAAAACAATAAAAGAAATTAAAAAATCTGATTTTGCTATCTATGTCATTGATGGAAATGATTTTAATAAAAAAATCTATGATGAAAATATTTCCCTTTTAAAAAAATATAATCTTCCTTTCATAACTGTTATAAATAAAGAAGAGACTATAAGCAATGAAAAGAAAGAAGAGCTAAAGAATATTCTTAAAGACTTATATTTTGTTTCTGCTAAAAACAGAAATTCAGTTCTTGATTTTAAAAAACTTCTTATTGAAAAACTAGATGTTTTAGAAGAAGAACCAAGTCTTTTAAAAGGAATTGTTGAATATGGGGATACTGTTGTTATGGTTGTTCCTATAGATTCGGAAGCTCCAAAAGGAAGACTTATTCTTCCACAAGTACAAATATTAAGAGATGCTCTTGATAACGGAGTGAAAACTATTGTAACAAGAGATACTGAACTTGCCTCAGTTCTTGAAGAAAATAAAAATATAAAACTTATAATAACAGATTCGCAGGCATTTAAAATCGTAGATAAAATAGTTGCTGACAGATATCCTCTTACAAGTTTTTCAATTCTTTTTGCAAAACAAAAAGGAGATTTAAATAAATTTATAAAAGGAATTGAAGTTATTAAAAATCTTAAAGAAGGAGCAAAAATTTTAATTGCTGAAACATGTTCACATAATACTTCCCATGAAGATATTGGGAGAGTAAAAATACCTATGCTTCTTCAAAAGAAAACAGGAAAGCATTTTAATTTTTCTTTTTCTATGGGAAAAGATTTTCCAGAAAATCTTGGAGATTTTGACCTTATCATTCATTGTGGAGGGTGTATGATTACTAGAAAAGCTATGGAAAATAGAATTGCCGAATGTAATGGAGCAGGAGTTCAAGTTACAAACTACGGAATGATTATAGCTTATCTTACAGGTATTTTAGAAAAATCTCTGCAAGCTATTTTATAA